In the Colletotrichum lupini chromosome 1, complete sequence genome, one interval contains:
- a CDS encoding pumilio domain-containing protein, translating to MVMRSQRLLDIPKHNIAKLDARPERKGEQERPKKRQELQGETFESHSGCPASAAAMRPLPSFSLSLQRFTDRRPHLEKARTKTRTKREPPDQHHQTSPASLRRVRIVGISRIMDELRFRSQQSPRNESTMNTLVSPPRNVRLPQPVQAHDGRGALPRRFTTDSGRVPTLSSITGQRGPDLGGPDYNNIEKKKIEYERLREQRRRFEMEMQKLEQAQRREEMELAKMQDDLRQGHQSEPTTPPEYHESSGFPTMFSRPNRYSTSSLTSPPGLFNRPGRSGSQLTSPHSTVMQSRFTFDDHLPSRSVPGSRRNSDEDEKEEAVRQDPTSHRSSNA from the exons ATGGTAATGCGCTCCCAGAGGCTTCTCGACATCCCAAAGCACAACATCGCAAAGCTGGATGCCAGGCCCGAACGGAAAGGGGAACAAGAG AGGCCCAAGAAGAGACAGGAGTTGCAAGGCGAGACATTCGAGTCTCACTCAGGCTGCCCAGCTTCAGCTGCTGCCATGCGTCCACTGCCATCATTCTCCTTGTCTCTTCAGCGCTTCACCGACCGCCGCCCGCATTTGGAGAAGGCCAGGACCAAGACCAGGACCAAGAGGGAACCCCCGGACCAGCACCACCAAACTTCGCCA GCCTCTTTGCGCCGTGTACGAATTGTTGGAATAAGCCGAATCATGGACGAGCTGCGCTTCCGATCTCAACAGTCGCCCCGTAACGAGTCCACGATGAACACACTTGTCTCACCTCCGCGGAACGTCCGCCTCCCGCAGCCTGTTCAGGCCCACGATGGGCGAGGTGCCCTGCCTCGCCGCTTCACCACGGATTCGGGGCGTGTACCAACATTGTCTTCAATCACCGGTCAGCGCGGCCCTGACCTTGGTGGCCCTGATTATAACAAC attgagaagaagaagatcgAATATGAGAGACTGCGCGAGCAGAGACGTCGCTTCGAGATGGAGATGCAGAAGCTGGAGCAGGCCCAGCGTCGCGAGGAGATGGAGCTTGCAAAGATGCAAGACGACCTCCGCCAGGGTCACCAATCGGAGCCTACGACGCCGCCCGAATACCATGAATCGTCCGGCTTCCCCACGATGTTCTCGCGCCCCAACCGCTACTCGACTTCGAGCTTGACCTCGCCTCCCGGTCTCTTCAACCGTCCCGGCCGCTCGGGCTCGCAGCTCACTTCGCCGCACTCCACGGTGATGCAGTCCCGCTTCACCTTTGACGACCATTTGCCATCCCGATCCGTGCCGGGATCTCGCAGAAACAGCGACGAGGACGAAAAGGAGGAGGCAGTTCGCCAAGATCCGACTAGTCATCGATCTTCCAACGCGTAA